From a region of the Primulina eburnea isolate SZY01 chromosome 7, ASM2296580v1, whole genome shotgun sequence genome:
- the LOC140836443 gene encoding probable inactive ATP-dependent zinc metalloprotease FTSHI 4, chloroplastic isoform X2 yields MASDWSRALLAVRGKLKGTEWDPESSHIIEYSDFKRLLDANAVQFMEYSNYGQTVSVILPYYKDGKTDGPEGDRKKEIVFRRHVVNRMPSDCWNDVWRKLHHQLVNVDVLNVNTVPAEVYSTVATAVVWSMRLALSVALYVWIDNMMRPIYAKLIPCDLGDPPKKMTSQPIKSRALGSLGKSRAKFISAEEKTGVTFDDFAGQEYIKRELQEIVRILKNDEEFQNKGIYCPKGVLLHGPPGTGKTLLAKAIAGEAGLPFFAANGTDFVEMFVGVAASRVKDLFASARSFAPSIIFIDEIDAIGSKRGGPDIGGGGAEREQGLLQILTEMDGFKVSTSQVLVIGATNRLDILDPALLRKGRFDKIIRVGLPSKDGRMAILKVHARNKYFRSEEEKETLLKEISELAEDYTGAELQNILNEAGILTARKDLDYIGREELLEALKRQMGTFETGQEDSTEVPEELKLRLAYREAAVAVLACYIPDPFRPFTDTDINSIRSQPNMRYRETLGRVFKRKADYVNSIVYACAPRVIEEEIFGVDNLCWISSKATLEASRLAEFLILQTGMTALGKSCYKYQNDLVPNLAAKLEALRDEYMRFAVEKCACVLREYRPAVENVTDVLLAEGEIKADEIWDIYNSSPRIPQPAVREVDEYGAIIYAGRWGLHGVSLPGRVTFAPGNVGFATFGAPRPMETQIISDDTWNLIDGIWDKRVQEMRAEATIEIEEDKEKPQLLMSGHFL; encoded by the exons ATGGCTTCAGACTGGAGCAGAGCCCTCTTAGCAGTGAGGGGAAAGTTGAAAGGAACCGAGTGGGACCCTGAGAGTTCTCACATCATAGAATATAGTGACTTCAAGAGACTTCTTGATGCAAATGCTGTACAATTTATGGAGTACTCTAATTATGGTCAGACAGTATCAG TGATTCTACCATATTATAAAGACGGAAAGACTGATGGCCCAGAGGGTGATAGAAAAAAAGAAATTGTTTTCCGGCGCCATGTGGTCAACCGTATGCCAAGTGACTGTTGGAATGATGTTTGGCGAAAGTTGCATCACCAGCTTGTAAATGTTGACGTCCTTAATGTGAATACTGTTCCTGCTGAAGTTTATTCCACTGTTGCCACAGCAGTTGTGTGGTCTATGAGGCTCGCACTTTCTGTTGCTCTTTATGTCTGGATTGATAATATGATGAGACCAATATATGCAAAATTAATTCCTTGTGATCTTGGTGATCCTCCTAAAAAGATGACATCGCAGCCAATCAAGAGCCGTGCCCTTGGGTCGTTAGGGAAGAGCAG GGCTAAGTTTATATCAGCCGAAGAAAAAACAGGTGTTACCTTTGATGATTTTGCTGGCCAAGAATATATTAAGAGGGAGCTACAAGAGATTGTACGAATTCTAAAGAATGACGAGGAGTTCCAAAATAAAGGAATCTATTGCCCCAAAGGCGTGCTTCTTCATGGTCCTCCTGGAACTGGTAAAACACTTTTGGCGAAAGCTATAGCTGGCGAGGCAGGTCTTCCATTTTTTGCAGCCAATGGCACTGATTTTGTTGAg ATGTTTGTTGGCGTGGCTGCCTCTCGTGTGAAAGACCTGTTTGCCAGTGCAAGATCATTTGCTCCTTCCATCATTTTTATCGATGAGATAGATGCAATTGGTAGCAAGCGTGGAGGGCCTGATATTGGTGGG GGTGGTGCTGAGAGGGAACAAGGATTGCTACAAATACTTACTGAAATGGATGGGTTTAAAGTATCAACATCACAG GTGTTGGTTATTGGTGCAACCAATAGACTGGATATTCTTGATCCTGCCCTTTTAAGAAAAGGCCGCTTCGACAAGATTATTCGTGTTGGATTGCCATCAAAAGACGGTAGAATGGCCATACTGAAG GTTCATGCtcgaaataaatattttcgaTCAGAGGAAGAGAAAGAGACTCTACTGAAGGAAATCTCTGAGCTGGCAGAGGATTATACCGGAGCAGAGTTGCAAAATATACT GAACGAAGCTGGAATTTTGACTGCTAGAAAGGACTTAGATTACATAGGGCGAGAAGAACTTCTCGAAGCCTTAAAGCGG CAAATGGGAACTTTTGAAACTGGCCAAGAAGATAGCACAGAAGTTCCTGAAGAGTTAAAATTGAGATTGGCATATCGAGAGGCAGCTGTTGCTGTTCTTGCATGTTACATTCCGGATCCCTTTCGTCCCTTCACTGAT ACGGATATTAATTCCATACGCAGTCAGCCAAACATGCGCTACAGGGAGACATTAGGAAGGGTATTCAAGAGAAAAGCAGATTATGTGAACTCTATAGTCTACGCTTGTGCTC CCAGAGTAATTGAAGAAGAGATATTTGGAGTTGACAATCTATGCTGGATTTCTTCCAAGGCAACACTGGAAGCTTCCAGACTTGCAGAATTCTTAATTCTGCAAACTGGAATGACTGCTTTGGGCAAGTCCTGTTACAAATATCAAAATGATCTTGTGCCTAAT CTCGCAGCCAAACTTGAAGCACTCAGAGATGAGTATATGCGTTTTGCTGTGGAAAAGTGTGCATGTGTTCTACGAGAGTACCGTCCTGCTGTAGAGAACGTAACAG ATGTTCTACTTGCAGAAGGAGAGATAAAAGCAGATGAAATTTGGGACATTTATAACAGCTCGCCCCGAATACCTCAG CCTGCTGTGAGGGAAGTTGATGAATATGGAGCCATTATATATGCCGGACGTTGGGGACTTCACGGTGTTTCACTTCCTGGGAGGGTAACTTTTGCACCTGGAAATGTGGGATTCGCTACTTTTGGTGCACCTCGTCCTATGGAG ACTCAAATCATAAGTGATGACACATGGAATTTGATCGATGGAATATGGGATAAAAGAGTTCAAGAAATGAGAGCCGAGGCTACTATTGAAATTGAAGAGGATAAAGAAAAACCACAACTTCTAATGTCCGGCCATTTCCTATAA
- the LOC140836443 gene encoding probable inactive ATP-dependent zinc metalloprotease FTSHI 4, chloroplastic isoform X1, translated as MILHSTSNAVSDSQSVSIGLALRSLCSCPYSKTLLALNVRHPKFSRLRHSYATNFLFKSRSKGLCIDVKRVRIKFCKASLSNNSNTIEGDADSAQQLFENLKEAERERVSKLEEFERKANVQLERQLVMASDWSRALLAVRGKLKGTEWDPESSHIIEYSDFKRLLDANAVQFMEYSNYGQTVSVILPYYKDGKTDGPEGDRKKEIVFRRHVVNRMPSDCWNDVWRKLHHQLVNVDVLNVNTVPAEVYSTVATAVVWSMRLALSVALYVWIDNMMRPIYAKLIPCDLGDPPKKMTSQPIKSRALGSLGKSRAKFISAEEKTGVTFDDFAGQEYIKRELQEIVRILKNDEEFQNKGIYCPKGVLLHGPPGTGKTLLAKAIAGEAGLPFFAANGTDFVEMFVGVAASRVKDLFASARSFAPSIIFIDEIDAIGSKRGGPDIGGGGAEREQGLLQILTEMDGFKVSTSQVLVIGATNRLDILDPALLRKGRFDKIIRVGLPSKDGRMAILKVHARNKYFRSEEEKETLLKEISELAEDYTGAELQNILNEAGILTARKDLDYIGREELLEALKRQMGTFETGQEDSTEVPEELKLRLAYREAAVAVLACYIPDPFRPFTDTDINSIRSQPNMRYRETLGRVFKRKADYVNSIVYACAPRVIEEEIFGVDNLCWISSKATLEASRLAEFLILQTGMTALGKSCYKYQNDLVPNLAAKLEALRDEYMRFAVEKCACVLREYRPAVENVTDVLLAEGEIKADEIWDIYNSSPRIPQPAVREVDEYGAIIYAGRWGLHGVSLPGRVTFAPGNVGFATFGAPRPMETQIISDDTWNLIDGIWDKRVQEMRAEATIEIEEDKEKPQLLMSGHFL; from the exons ATGATTCTACACAGTACTTCGAACGCTGTGTCGGATTCTCAATCAGTATCCATTGGTCTCGCGCTAAGATCCTTGTGCTCTTGCCCTTATTCTAAAACCCTACTCGCCCTGAATGTCAGACATCCTAAATTCTCGCGTTTGAGACACTCTTATGCTACGAATTTTCTGTTCAAATCACGAAGCAAAGGACTGTGCATTGATGTTAAAAGAGTTAGAATCAAGTTTTGCAAAGCTTCTTTAAGTAACAATTCAAACACGATAGAGGGGGACGCTGATTCGGCGCAGCAGCTATTCGAG AATTTGAAGGAAGCTGAGAGAGAACGAGTAAGTAAATTAGAAGAATTTGAAAGAAAAGCGAATGTTCAGTTGGAGAGGCAGCTTGTGATGGCTTCAGACTGGAGCAGAGCCCTCTTAGCAGTGAGGGGAAAGTTGAAAGGAACCGAGTGGGACCCTGAGAGTTCTCACATCATAGAATATAGTGACTTCAAGAGACTTCTTGATGCAAATGCTGTACAATTTATGGAGTACTCTAATTATGGTCAGACAGTATCAG TGATTCTACCATATTATAAAGACGGAAAGACTGATGGCCCAGAGGGTGATAGAAAAAAAGAAATTGTTTTCCGGCGCCATGTGGTCAACCGTATGCCAAGTGACTGTTGGAATGATGTTTGGCGAAAGTTGCATCACCAGCTTGTAAATGTTGACGTCCTTAATGTGAATACTGTTCCTGCTGAAGTTTATTCCACTGTTGCCACAGCAGTTGTGTGGTCTATGAGGCTCGCACTTTCTGTTGCTCTTTATGTCTGGATTGATAATATGATGAGACCAATATATGCAAAATTAATTCCTTGTGATCTTGGTGATCCTCCTAAAAAGATGACATCGCAGCCAATCAAGAGCCGTGCCCTTGGGTCGTTAGGGAAGAGCAG GGCTAAGTTTATATCAGCCGAAGAAAAAACAGGTGTTACCTTTGATGATTTTGCTGGCCAAGAATATATTAAGAGGGAGCTACAAGAGATTGTACGAATTCTAAAGAATGACGAGGAGTTCCAAAATAAAGGAATCTATTGCCCCAAAGGCGTGCTTCTTCATGGTCCTCCTGGAACTGGTAAAACACTTTTGGCGAAAGCTATAGCTGGCGAGGCAGGTCTTCCATTTTTTGCAGCCAATGGCACTGATTTTGTTGAg ATGTTTGTTGGCGTGGCTGCCTCTCGTGTGAAAGACCTGTTTGCCAGTGCAAGATCATTTGCTCCTTCCATCATTTTTATCGATGAGATAGATGCAATTGGTAGCAAGCGTGGAGGGCCTGATATTGGTGGG GGTGGTGCTGAGAGGGAACAAGGATTGCTACAAATACTTACTGAAATGGATGGGTTTAAAGTATCAACATCACAG GTGTTGGTTATTGGTGCAACCAATAGACTGGATATTCTTGATCCTGCCCTTTTAAGAAAAGGCCGCTTCGACAAGATTATTCGTGTTGGATTGCCATCAAAAGACGGTAGAATGGCCATACTGAAG GTTCATGCtcgaaataaatattttcgaTCAGAGGAAGAGAAAGAGACTCTACTGAAGGAAATCTCTGAGCTGGCAGAGGATTATACCGGAGCAGAGTTGCAAAATATACT GAACGAAGCTGGAATTTTGACTGCTAGAAAGGACTTAGATTACATAGGGCGAGAAGAACTTCTCGAAGCCTTAAAGCGG CAAATGGGAACTTTTGAAACTGGCCAAGAAGATAGCACAGAAGTTCCTGAAGAGTTAAAATTGAGATTGGCATATCGAGAGGCAGCTGTTGCTGTTCTTGCATGTTACATTCCGGATCCCTTTCGTCCCTTCACTGAT ACGGATATTAATTCCATACGCAGTCAGCCAAACATGCGCTACAGGGAGACATTAGGAAGGGTATTCAAGAGAAAAGCAGATTATGTGAACTCTATAGTCTACGCTTGTGCTC CCAGAGTAATTGAAGAAGAGATATTTGGAGTTGACAATCTATGCTGGATTTCTTCCAAGGCAACACTGGAAGCTTCCAGACTTGCAGAATTCTTAATTCTGCAAACTGGAATGACTGCTTTGGGCAAGTCCTGTTACAAATATCAAAATGATCTTGTGCCTAAT CTCGCAGCCAAACTTGAAGCACTCAGAGATGAGTATATGCGTTTTGCTGTGGAAAAGTGTGCATGTGTTCTACGAGAGTACCGTCCTGCTGTAGAGAACGTAACAG ATGTTCTACTTGCAGAAGGAGAGATAAAAGCAGATGAAATTTGGGACATTTATAACAGCTCGCCCCGAATACCTCAG CCTGCTGTGAGGGAAGTTGATGAATATGGAGCCATTATATATGCCGGACGTTGGGGACTTCACGGTGTTTCACTTCCTGGGAGGGTAACTTTTGCACCTGGAAATGTGGGATTCGCTACTTTTGGTGCACCTCGTCCTATGGAG ACTCAAATCATAAGTGATGACACATGGAATTTGATCGATGGAATATGGGATAAAAGAGTTCAAGAAATGAGAGCCGAGGCTACTATTGAAATTGAAGAGGATAAAGAAAAACCACAACTTCTAATGTCCGGCCATTTCCTATAA